One Scleropages formosus chromosome 8, fSclFor1.1, whole genome shotgun sequence DNA window includes the following coding sequences:
- the LOC114911046 gene encoding uncharacterized protein LOC114911046 yields the protein MTAMDVEALHPPAASASSRGARLRTCLLASVGALFVCVLGVSLAVTLLALGIQGELDKLWEKKVQSSAHLEIAHSHLSNITLRWTAKNLGSRFNYSEEIHALEVMHSGMYLMYLNLGVRCPHEAQGGCGQTSVAVSVNDMHSTKLECRMELPASHPCQKVHRCLAAVMLRGNQRLLINMKVKGDSQRWKLERDSTRFGLVPVDSSTA from the exons ATGACCGCCATGGATGTGGAAGCGCTGCACCCGCCGGCGGCGTCGGCCAGCAGCCGCGGCGCGCGGCTCCGCACGTGCCTGCTCGCCTCAGTGGGCGCGCTTTTCGTCTGCGTGCTGGGGGTCTCCCTCGCGGTGACCCTCCTCGCGCTCGGGATCCAGGGCGAGCTGGATAAGCTTTGGGAAAAGAAG GTGCAGAGCTCTGCACATCTGGAAATTGCTCATA GTCATTTGAGTAATATAACCCTAAGGTGGACAGCGAAGAACCTTGGCAGCAGGTTCAACTActcagaggaaatccacgccCTGGAGGTCATGCACAGCGGCATGTACCTGATGTACCTGAACCTGGGAGTGCGCTGCCCCCATGAGGCCCAGGGGGGCTGTGGGCAGACCTCCGTTGCGGTCAGTGTGAATGACATGCACAGTACCAAGCTGGAGTGCAGGATGGAGCTCCCTGCAAGCCATCCCTGCCAGAAAGTGCACCGGTGCTTGGCCGCGGTGATGCTGCGCGGAAACCAGCGGCTGTTGATCAATATGAAGGTGAAGGGCGACTCTCAGCGCTGGAAACTGGAACGGGACAGCACCAGATTTGGGCTGGTGCCGGTGGACTCGTCGACAGCCTGA